One genomic segment of Nothobranchius furzeri strain GRZ-AD chromosome 10, NfurGRZ-RIMD1, whole genome shotgun sequence includes these proteins:
- the pigw gene encoding phosphatidylinositol-glycan biosynthesis class W protein, translating into MAEKEVKEAFIRNLNGTSLAEVTLGLSLAPVVLINRSLILILYYQAKRTLPLPFPIISHLFLDFSVLILPLTLSCTILSSNILHVFTSLAFVSACGVCYICFTSTQSHAQPLQKSVRIFLQSHTQFNQVPFVTLFRVFVNVKTAISILAVDFAIFPRRYAKTETYGTGAMDFGVGAFVFANALVCPEARRKSISGSKMSHVTKQILSVWPLLALGFARFVSVKMTNYQEHVTEYGVHWNFFFTLATVRVLASVLLTFLPARQMWILGLVIGMFYQFILEATELKVFIMHNNDREKDFLHANKEGIFSLAGYVAIYLIGVQIGLYVMQPRSRVSEWLRMLLNLFLGSLVLFGCLHICQNLVEPVSRRSANFPFVLWTVAQSLYLLSCLGLADMVLLFSKRTSGCHAIPSSLNLYKKGADSDELSGKERGETERLCFIQAVSRNQLLFFLLANLMTGLTNSLVDTLSCSSSFSVCVLLLYMFINCLVMYVLHLCGITVKFW; encoded by the coding sequence ATGGCTGAGAAGGAAGTGAAGGAAGCGTTCATCCGTAATCTCAACGGCACCAGTTTAGCAGAAGTGACTCTTGGATTATCTCTTGCTCCAGTGGTCCTCATTAACAGAAGCCTCATCCTAATTCTTTACTACCAGGCCAAAAGGACTCTACCACTGCCTTTTCCTATcatttctcacctgttcctgGACTTCTCTGTGCTGATCCTTCCCCTCACCCTGTCATGCACCATTCTGAGCAGCAACATCCTCCATGTTTTCACCAGCCTCGCATTTGTCTCAGCTTGCGGGGTTTGCTACATCTGTTTCACCAGCACTCAGTCCCATGCCCAGCCTCTACAGAAGAGTGTCAGGATTTTCTTACAAAGTCACACCCAGTTCAACCAGGTTCCCTTTGTGACCCTCTTTCGAGTGTTTGTGAATGTGAAAACAGCCATCAGCATTCTTGCGGTAGACTTTGCCATCTTTCCAAGAAGATATGCTAAAACGGAAACCTATGGGACAGGGGCTATGGACTTTGGAGTTGGAGCGTTTGTGTTTGCAAATGCTCTGGTCTGTCCTGAGGCAAGGAGGAAGAGCATCTCAGGATCCAAGATGAGTCACGTCACAAAGCAGATCCTATCTGTCTGGCCCCTGCTTGCTCTTGGCTTTGCTAGATTTGTGAGCGTCAAAATGACCAACTACCAAGAACATGTGACAGAATATGGTGTCCACTGGAATTTTTTCTTCACACTAGCAACCGTCAGAGTCCTGGCTTCTGTGCTTTTGACCTTTTTACCAGCCAGACAAATGTGGATTCTCGGTCTTGTGATTGGTATGTTTTATCAGTTTATTTTAGAGGCAACAGAGCTAAAGGTTTTCATTATGCACAACAATGACAGAGAAAAGGACTTTCTACATGCCAACAAGGAGGGAATATTCTCTCTGGCTGGTTACGTTGCCATTTATCTGATAGGAGTTCAGATTGGACTCTATGTGATGCAACCAAGATCTCGAGTTAGTGAGTGGCTCAGAAtgcttttaaatctttttttgggAAGTCTGGTCTTGTTTGGTTGCTTGCACATTTGTCAGAATCTGGTGGAACCCGTGTCTCGCCGCTCTGCAAATTTCCCTTTTGTCCTTTGGACTGTCGCTCAGTCTTTGTACCTTCTATCTTGTCTTGGTCTAGCCGATATGGTTTTGCTGTTCTCAAAAAGAACATCTGGCTGTCACGCCATACCGTCGTCACTGAATTTGTATAAGAAAGGAGCGGACAGCGACGAACTGAGCGGCAAGGAGAGAGGAGAAACCGAAAGACTCTGCTTCATCCAAGCTGTTAGCAGGAATCAGCTGTTGTTTTTCTTGCTTGCAAATCTCATGACTGGACTGACCAACTCTCTAGTGGACACACTTAGTTGTAGCAGTTCATTTTCAGTGTGTGTTTTATTGCTCTACATGTTCATAAATTGCTTGGTGATGTACGTTTTACATTTGTGTGGAATTACAGTTAAATTCTGGTAA